From Borrelia sp. RT5S, the proteins below share one genomic window:
- the lon gene encoding endopeptidase La has protein sequence MGELKNNDSKGKKRSSGSAAILPHSDKPVRVPLVAVPSHPIFPGMFIPIIIVSDSDMKAVDYVNKGSGIVSLFVLRDKFLEKTDNKSDKVAINYKRDVYSVGITAKIVKKINLPDGGYNIFVSTIDRVKFVKVVLNEDFPIIEVDYLKQIPVRKDDVQAKAMYSSILLRTKEIFSHRKMPEVQLNMVNIEDKGRLCDVVAGMISSSKESHQEILETLSVKDRLGKVLELIYEELNLIEIQNKITRGIQEKLEKQQKEFFLKEQLKAIKAELGLGDDKNSDFMKLKGKINSLALKGEALEAVERELEKFSFLETNSSEYIVVRNYLELITNLPWEESRIDFDKFDLQKAKKILDKTHYGMKEVKDRIIEYISVLKLRKSQRGAIMLLVGPPGVGKTSIGTAIARVLKTKFFRFSVGGMRDESEIKGHRRTYVGALPGKIIQGLRITKTNSPVFLIDEIDKVSVSHYGDPFSVLLEVLDPEQNINFRDHYLDLPFNISNVFFILTANSVETIPNPLLNRMEVIQLSGYVDDEKIEIARKYLISKVLKENGVSKDSLKFQGSALVQIVREYARDNGLRNFEKYIKKIVRKVARKLVEDDSIKSYQISRENLEEYIGVPIFRGEEFLKKAMSPGMVMGLAWTNYGGSTLIIETVKTEAKSAGIKLTGRLGDVMKESANIAFTYVNSIRNTLGINKSFFEKYMIHLHIPEGAIPKDGPSAGITIASAFISLALNKEVRPHLAMTGELSLTGNVMAIGGLREKIIAAKRNGVEHIIIPMANKSDLDEIPINIKSGINFHPVSNMGDVIKLLF, from the coding sequence ATGGGAGAACTAAAAAATAATGACTCTAAGGGTAAGAAGCGTTCAAGTGGTTCTGCTGCCATTTTGCCTCATTCTGATAAGCCCGTGAGAGTTCCTTTAGTCGCAGTTCCGTCTCATCCTATATTTCCTGGGATGTTTATTCCAATTATTATAGTTTCTGATTCTGATATGAAAGCTGTTGATTATGTTAATAAGGGTAGTGGTATTGTCTCCTTATTTGTTTTGCGTGATAAATTCTTAGAAAAGACTGACAATAAGAGTGATAAAGTAGCTATCAATTATAAACGAGATGTTTATTCTGTAGGCATTACTGCTAAGATAGTGAAAAAAATTAATCTTCCTGATGGTGGATACAATATTTTTGTTTCAACTATTGACAGGGTTAAATTTGTTAAGGTTGTTCTTAACGAAGATTTTCCGATAATTGAAGTTGATTATTTAAAACAGATTCCTGTTAGGAAGGATGATGTACAGGCGAAGGCTATGTACAGTAGCATTTTACTCAGGACAAAAGAGATATTTTCGCATAGAAAAATGCCTGAAGTTCAGTTAAATATGGTCAATATTGAGGATAAGGGTAGATTATGTGATGTGGTTGCAGGAATGATTTCATCTTCTAAAGAGTCTCATCAAGAAATTCTTGAAACTTTAAGTGTAAAAGATAGGCTTGGAAAGGTTTTGGAATTGATTTATGAAGAATTAAATTTAATTGAAATTCAAAATAAAATTACTAGAGGTATTCAAGAAAAGTTAGAAAAACAACAAAAAGAATTCTTTTTAAAAGAACAACTTAAAGCTATTAAGGCTGAACTTGGTTTGGGAGACGATAAGAATAGCGATTTTATGAAACTTAAAGGCAAAATTAACTCTTTGGCTTTAAAGGGTGAAGCTTTGGAAGCAGTTGAAAGAGAGCTTGAAAAATTTTCATTTCTTGAGACAAATTCTTCAGAGTATATTGTGGTTAGAAATTATCTTGAACTTATTACCAATCTTCCTTGGGAAGAATCTAGAATTGATTTTGATAAGTTTGATTTACAGAAAGCAAAAAAGATACTAGATAAGACACATTATGGAATGAAGGAAGTTAAGGATAGGATTATTGAATATATTTCTGTGCTTAAGCTAAGGAAATCCCAAAGGGGAGCTATCATGCTTTTAGTTGGGCCTCCTGGTGTTGGTAAGACTTCAATAGGAACAGCTATTGCTAGGGTTCTTAAGACAAAATTTTTCAGGTTTTCCGTGGGTGGTATGAGAGATGAATCAGAGATTAAGGGGCATAGAAGGACTTATGTTGGTGCCTTGCCCGGAAAGATTATTCAGGGATTAAGGATTACAAAAACGAATTCTCCCGTTTTTTTAATAGATGAGATTGATAAAGTTTCAGTATCGCATTACGGGGATCCATTTTCAGTTCTTCTTGAGGTTTTAGATCCGGAGCAGAATATTAATTTTAGGGATCATTATCTTGACCTGCCTTTCAATATTTCTAATGTGTTTTTTATTTTAACGGCCAATTCTGTTGAAACGATCCCCAATCCTTTATTAAATAGAATGGAAGTGATCCAGTTATCAGGATATGTTGATGATGAGAAAATAGAAATAGCAAGAAAATATTTAATTTCTAAGGTTTTAAAGGAGAATGGAGTTAGTAAAGATTCCTTAAAATTTCAAGGATCAGCTCTTGTTCAGATTGTTAGAGAATACGCAAGAGACAATGGGCTGAGAAATTTTGAAAAGTATATAAAGAAGATTGTAAGAAAAGTTGCAAGAAAGCTTGTTGAGGACGATTCTATTAAATCGTACCAAATATCTAGGGAGAATTTGGAAGAATATATTGGTGTGCCTATATTTAGAGGAGAAGAATTTTTAAAAAAGGCTATGTCTCCAGGCATGGTAATGGGTCTTGCTTGGACTAATTATGGTGGTTCAACCTTGATAATTGAGACTGTTAAAACTGAAGCTAAGTCTGCTGGAATTAAATTGACGGGTAGACTTGGTGATGTTATGAAGGAATCTGCTAACATTGCGTTTACCTATGTAAACAGCATTAGAAATACTTTAGGTATAAATAAATCTTTTTTTGAAAAGTATATGATTCACTTACATATTCCAGAGGGAGCTATTCCTAAAGATGGGCCTTCTGCTGGCATTACAATTGCTAGTGCTTTTATATCGCTAGCTCTTAATAAAGAGGTCAGGCCTCATCTGGCTATGACTGGGGAATTGTCATTAACGGGTAATGTGATGGCTATTGGAGGGCTAAGAGAGAAAATAATTGCGGCTAAACGAAACGGGGTTGAGCATATTATTATTCCTATGGCAAATAAATCAGATCTTGATGAGATTCCTATCAACATCAAGAGCGGAATAAATTTTCATCCAGTTAGTAATATGGGTGATGTCATCAAGTTATTATTCTAG
- the leuS gene encoding leucine--tRNA ligase has protein sequence MSEYNFRKIEKKWQHYWDRHKTYKVDEDPGIPKEKRIYILDMFPYPSADGLHVGHPLGYTATDILARYKLLHGFNVLHPMGFDSFGLPAENYAIQTGKHPRKITENNIEKFKEQIKALGFAYDWDREIRTHDEHYYKWTQWIFLKLYKKGLAYTKEMPVWYCPALGTVLSNEEIVQTSSGPKSERGLHEVERRPLRQWILKITEYAERLTEDLQEVDWPESVKEMQKNWIGKSIGAEIEFEVKDSRERIKVFTTRPDTIFGVTYLVLAPENIIVDKIAKDEIKSFISDYRNKECLKSDLERTSLEKDKTGLFTGAYALNPITQEEIPIWVGSYVLGSYGTGSVMSVPAHDERDFEFARKYNLDIKQVVLKLGDNEINKILEKPFTEDGISINTPREFNNLQTGEVKERVVEWLIKNDKGRRKTNYKIRDWIFSRQRYWGEPIPVVLDENLVATPLEECELPLKLPEIENYKPSGTGESPLARIHDWVNVEYRGKRYKRETNTMPQWAGSCWYYIRYLDPNNEKEFASKEKINYWLPVDLYVGGAEHSVLHLLYARFWHKVLYDLGYVNTKEPFIRLVNQGMITSFAYQDENGILIPNDEVIQRDNKFFARDSDKELKQIIAKMSKSLKNVVNPDDIINEYGADSMRIYEMFMGPLTDSKPWNTKGLIGVFRFLNKIWTIKNKELTTQTAPKEIMSQLHKTIKKVTEDIESLNFNTAISSLMIFVNELLKYDKNYKEIFKPLTIILSPFVPHLGEELWEYMEERPSIFKSAKWPEYDPSLIIDSTREIALQVNGKIRDRIVLDKGINEDTLREIALKNEKIMKNIENRQILKIITVKDKLINIVTK, from the coding sequence ATGTCTGAGTACAATTTCAGAAAAATAGAGAAAAAATGGCAGCATTATTGGGATAGACATAAAACGTACAAAGTTGATGAGGATCCTGGTATTCCTAAAGAGAAAAGAATTTATATCCTTGACATGTTTCCTTATCCTTCTGCTGATGGGCTTCATGTCGGACATCCCTTGGGTTACACTGCTACTGATATATTGGCAAGATATAAACTTTTGCATGGATTTAATGTGCTTCACCCAATGGGATTTGATAGCTTTGGACTTCCTGCAGAGAACTATGCAATACAAACAGGAAAACATCCAAGAAAGATAACAGAAAATAACATTGAAAAATTTAAAGAACAGATTAAAGCTTTGGGATTTGCATACGATTGGGACAGAGAAATTAGAACCCATGATGAGCACTACTACAAATGGACACAATGGATATTTTTAAAATTGTACAAGAAGGGTTTAGCTTATACAAAGGAGATGCCTGTTTGGTATTGCCCTGCTCTTGGAACAGTACTATCGAATGAAGAAATAGTACAGACATCTAGTGGTCCTAAGTCTGAACGCGGCCTCCACGAGGTAGAAAGGAGACCTTTAAGACAATGGATACTTAAAATTACAGAATATGCGGAAAGATTAACTGAAGATCTTCAGGAAGTAGACTGGCCTGAGTCGGTTAAAGAAATGCAGAAAAACTGGATCGGTAAATCAATAGGAGCTGAAATCGAATTTGAGGTAAAAGACAGCCGAGAGAGGATTAAAGTATTTACAACAAGACCGGACACAATATTTGGGGTGACCTACTTAGTGCTAGCACCAGAGAACATTATAGTGGATAAAATAGCAAAAGATGAAATTAAGTCTTTTATATCAGATTATAGAAATAAGGAATGCCTTAAAAGCGATCTGGAGAGAACTTCTCTTGAAAAAGATAAAACAGGATTATTTACGGGAGCATATGCTCTTAATCCAATTACCCAAGAAGAGATTCCTATATGGGTAGGTAGCTATGTGCTTGGATCCTACGGCACTGGTTCTGTGATGAGCGTTCCAGCTCATGATGAGAGAGATTTTGAATTTGCTAGAAAGTACAATTTAGATATAAAACAGGTAGTTTTAAAGCTAGGAGATAACGAAATAAACAAAATATTAGAAAAACCATTTACTGAAGATGGTATTTCCATTAATACGCCTAGGGAATTTAATAATCTACAGACTGGTGAAGTAAAGGAAAGAGTAGTAGAATGGCTCATTAAAAATGATAAGGGAAGAAGAAAGACCAATTATAAGATCAGAGATTGGATTTTCTCGAGGCAGAGATATTGGGGCGAACCCATTCCTGTTGTGCTTGACGAGAATCTAGTTGCAACACCACTAGAAGAATGTGAATTGCCTCTAAAACTTCCAGAAATAGAAAATTATAAGCCATCTGGCACAGGTGAGTCTCCTTTAGCAAGGATTCACGACTGGGTAAATGTAGAATATAGAGGGAAAAGATACAAGAGAGAAACAAATACAATGCCTCAATGGGCAGGTTCATGCTGGTATTACATTCGCTATCTTGATCCGAACAATGAAAAAGAATTTGCTAGTAAAGAAAAAATTAATTACTGGTTGCCAGTTGATCTCTACGTTGGGGGTGCTGAACATTCGGTGCTACATCTTCTGTACGCAAGGTTTTGGCACAAAGTATTGTACGATTTAGGATACGTTAATACAAAAGAGCCTTTTATAAGACTTGTAAACCAGGGAATGATAACATCATTTGCTTATCAGGATGAAAACGGAATTCTAATTCCCAATGATGAGGTTATACAGCGAGATAATAAATTTTTTGCTAGAGATAGTGATAAAGAACTAAAGCAAATAATCGCTAAGATGTCAAAATCGTTAAAAAATGTCGTCAACCCTGATGATATTATCAATGAATATGGAGCAGATTCAATGAGAATTTATGAAATGTTCATGGGACCTTTAACTGATTCAAAGCCCTGGAATACAAAAGGATTAATTGGAGTTTTTAGGTTCTTAAATAAGATTTGGACTATTAAAAATAAAGAACTAACAACACAAACAGCACCTAAGGAAATAATGTCCCAACTTCACAAAACGATAAAAAAGGTGACAGAAGATATAGAAAGTCTAAATTTCAACACCGCAATATCATCACTGATGATATTTGTGAATGAACTTTTAAAATATGATAAAAACTATAAGGAAATATTTAAACCTCTTACCATCATACTGTCGCCTTTTGTCCCTCACTTGGGAGAGGAGTTGTGGGAATATATGGAAGAAAGGCCTAGCATATTTAAAAGCGCAAAATGGCCCGAATATGATCCAAGTCTCATTATTGATAGTACAAGAGAAATTGCATTACAAGTCAACGGTAAAATAAGGGATAGGATTGTACTAGATAAAGGAATAAATGAGGATACTCTTAGGGAAATAGCACTAAAAAATGAAAAGATTATGAAAAATATCGAAAACAGGCAAATACTTAAGATAATTACGGTTAAAGATAAACTTATAAACATAGTAACAAAATGA
- a CDS encoding RND family transporter translates to MNFEKLTIKYRALIFLVFTLITVFLGIFWKNIEFDSNILKLIPKTKETERIIDIDKSNSLLSTIVIFKDKKSIFNKETFEKINKAADDITGILKVTSNSVTSIFTYFPQFKKDRYTDEEIAEIRKKVNSTSFVKNTFLNNDENLTYFIVVPTETEKINFSRSLKNELEEMEAAIKRYETDELKLYLTGDLVVREKILNYMADDFTFLGPLATLVVILSLYLVVKNIAGALIPVLIATFALAWTFGIKGLVRSPITVPETTMVVLLISIGCANAVHIINGVLKRIKSEPLSRETIVTTIKTLRVPILLTSLTTALGFLSLMASSIHAYRTMGIFMATGVLIGMIMSLLLLPGILVYIPFKCRAIKGSKPARDGFLEKLSTKNKKITNWILSNKYLSFVITLFILFISIMGLLRIEINFDEKDYFQEYTSVKQTLNLMQKEIGGISIIKIELNGTPGAFKNAKNMQNLDLITDKIDSFTDRTQSSSINGIIRFMNFKFKKENPAEYRLPENQSILNKLILLISRSSSMKDLTKMYVNDDWSQISIIVRIDKNSTEEIKIFAAYVSNLLNKHMPGYEYHFSGAYDKILISKTMVAEQITNIITTLSAITVLLMLFFRSIKTGIIIAIPVAWSVFLNFAVMRLFGITLNPATATIASVSMGVGVDYSIHFFNAFKLNYKKINDYKKALLESIPNVFNGIFANSISVGIGFLTLIFSTYKIIATLGAIIAFTMLTTSLASLTLLPLLIYLFKPKIKTTKTADERKYHDVAKLNPNV, encoded by the coding sequence ATGAACTTTGAGAAACTAACCATTAAATACAGAGCCCTTATATTCCTGGTATTCACGTTAATAACCGTTTTTTTAGGAATTTTTTGGAAAAACATAGAATTCGACTCTAACATTTTAAAGCTTATTCCAAAAACCAAAGAAACTGAGAGAATAATAGACATAGACAAGAGTAATTCACTCCTATCAACAATCGTAATATTTAAGGATAAAAAGAGTATTTTTAATAAGGAAACCTTTGAGAAGATTAATAAAGCAGCAGATGATATAACTGGAATACTGAAAGTGACCTCTAACTCTGTTACAAGCATATTTACCTATTTTCCGCAATTTAAAAAAGATAGATACACAGATGAAGAAATAGCTGAAATAAGAAAAAAGGTAAATTCGACATCATTTGTAAAAAACACATTCTTAAACAATGATGAAAACTTGACCTATTTCATAGTAGTACCCACAGAAACTGAAAAAATAAATTTTAGTAGAAGCCTGAAGAACGAACTTGAAGAAATGGAAGCCGCAATCAAAAGGTATGAAACTGATGAACTTAAGCTTTACTTAACAGGCGATCTTGTGGTAAGAGAAAAAATACTCAATTATATGGCTGACGACTTTACCTTTTTAGGTCCCCTAGCTACTCTTGTGGTGATCTTATCTCTTTATCTTGTTGTAAAAAACATAGCAGGAGCTCTCATCCCTGTACTCATTGCAACATTTGCATTAGCTTGGACTTTTGGAATTAAAGGCCTTGTAAGGTCTCCTATTACTGTTCCGGAAACGACAATGGTTGTATTACTTATTTCAATTGGATGTGCTAATGCTGTTCACATAATAAATGGAGTACTTAAGAGAATAAAAAGCGAACCTTTATCTAGAGAAACAATAGTTACTACAATAAAGACTTTAAGAGTACCAATACTTCTAACCTCGCTTACAACAGCTCTTGGCTTCTTGTCATTGATGGCTTCATCGATTCATGCATACAGAACGATGGGAATTTTTATGGCAACAGGAGTGCTTATTGGAATGATCATGTCTTTGTTATTGCTGCCTGGGATATTGGTCTACATTCCATTCAAGTGTAGAGCAATAAAGGGAAGTAAACCTGCCAGAGACGGTTTTCTTGAAAAGCTCTCAACTAAAAACAAGAAGATCACAAATTGGATATTAAGCAACAAGTATCTCTCGTTTGTCATAACTTTATTTATTTTATTCATATCCATAATGGGCCTTCTGAGGATAGAAATTAACTTTGATGAAAAAGATTATTTTCAAGAATATACGAGTGTAAAACAAACACTAAATTTGATGCAAAAGGAGATAGGAGGAATTTCAATTATTAAAATTGAACTAAATGGTACTCCTGGAGCATTTAAAAACGCAAAAAATATGCAGAATTTAGATTTAATTACAGATAAGATTGATTCATTTACTGATAGAACACAATCTAGTTCGATAAATGGGATAATAAGATTTATGAACTTTAAATTTAAAAAAGAAAATCCGGCTGAATACAGGCTCCCTGAAAATCAGTCTATATTAAACAAGCTAATTTTACTAATCAGTAGAAGTAGCTCCATGAAAGACCTGACAAAAATGTATGTCAATGACGATTGGTCTCAAATATCAATTATTGTAAGAATTGATAAAAATTCAACCGAGGAAATAAAAATTTTCGCGGCTTATGTAAGTAATTTACTCAATAAGCATATGCCAGGATATGAATATCACTTCTCGGGAGCATACGACAAAATATTAATATCTAAAACTATGGTAGCAGAACAAATTACTAACATTATTACAACACTTAGTGCAATAACAGTATTGCTAATGTTATTCTTCAGATCAATTAAAACTGGGATCATAATTGCTATTCCAGTCGCATGGTCCGTATTCTTGAATTTCGCCGTAATGAGACTTTTTGGAATAACACTAAATCCTGCAACAGCAACAATTGCATCTGTTAGCATGGGTGTAGGAGTAGATTACTCTATCCACTTCTTTAATGCATTCAAATTAAACTACAAAAAAATTAACGATTATAAAAAGGCTTTGCTTGAATCAATTCCGAATGTATTTAATGGAATTTTCGCAAATTCAATCTCAGTAGGCATAGGATTCCTGACATTAATATTCTCTACTTACAAAATAATTGCAACGCTTGGAGCCATCATAGCTTTTACAATGCTAACCACTTCCCTTGCCTCACTAACACTGCTCCCACTGCTCATTTATCTATTCAAACCCAAAATCAAAACAACAAAGACAGCAGATGAGAGAAAGTACCACGACGTCGCAAAGCTTAACCCAAACGTCTAG
- the pepF gene encoding oligoendopeptidase F — protein MVDRDRINEDDKWNLSSLFKNDEEYRQKVVEIKLKLEEFKEYENLVFDLNIFKQALNAYYEIGEELERTTYYTHLQLETDVSNKTSNELRAMNVNLETEVSNATSFFIPKILKADTKQVKEWLEDTELKDKKVAVENILREKEHILSEDEEKILANYTSLYSSYNDIFSALTNADMEFGEIDGQPLTNSTYSLFLHNENQEMRRDAFLKFYKEYQKHENTLANLLIADINKNRFLAKTRKFEDTVSMKLFGNNIDKKVYLNLIETVNESLPVVHGYYEFRRKILNQEHLNHYDVYVPLTKDIKFKNSFNEACDNILQSLAILGSEYTEVLRKGFFQERWVDKYENKGKRSGAFSAGSYNGKPYILMNYKDESIREMFTLAHEAGHSMHSYFSIKNNPFPHYQYSIFEAEIASTVNEQILADYLLQNEKDTEKIKYIKLTQIDDLLATFFRQTMFAEFEYIIHDMVNKDKPVVKDTLKATYAGLLEKYFGSSLRFDENSSLECLRIPHFYSPFYVYQYATGITAALLIYKNIKEEKKDAIKNYIEFLKTGGSKYPLDSLKVTGVDLTLKSTIENTINTFKERLESVKQLF, from the coding sequence GTGGTAGATAGGGACAGAATCAATGAAGATGATAAGTGGAATTTATCTTCTCTGTTTAAGAATGATGAAGAATACAGACAGAAAGTAGTAGAAATCAAATTAAAACTCGAAGAGTTTAAGGAATATGAGAATTTGGTATTTGATTTAAATATATTCAAGCAAGCCCTAAATGCCTACTACGAAATTGGGGAAGAATTAGAAAGAACAACTTATTACACGCATCTCCAATTAGAAACAGATGTAAGTAATAAAACTTCAAATGAACTTCGAGCAATGAATGTTAATTTGGAAACGGAAGTATCCAATGCTACTTCATTTTTTATTCCAAAGATACTAAAGGCAGATACGAAACAAGTAAAGGAGTGGCTTGAGGATACAGAACTTAAAGATAAAAAAGTGGCTGTTGAAAACATCTTAAGAGAAAAAGAACATATTTTAAGTGAGGATGAAGAGAAAATATTAGCCAACTATACCTCCCTTTATTCATCTTATAACGACATATTCTCTGCGCTGACCAATGCTGACATGGAATTTGGAGAAATCGATGGGCAACCTCTAACTAATTCCACTTACAGCTTGTTTCTTCACAATGAAAACCAAGAAATGAGAAGAGACGCTTTTTTAAAATTTTATAAAGAATATCAAAAGCATGAAAATACATTGGCCAATCTTCTAATCGCTGATATAAATAAAAATAGGTTTCTGGCCAAAACGAGAAAATTTGAAGATACTGTTTCAATGAAGCTTTTTGGAAATAATATTGACAAAAAGGTTTATCTAAATCTAATTGAAACAGTTAACGAAAGTTTGCCTGTTGTACATGGATACTATGAATTTAGAAGAAAAATACTAAATCAAGAACATCTTAATCACTATGATGTTTACGTCCCTCTGACGAAAGACATCAAATTTAAAAATTCCTTTAATGAAGCTTGTGACAACATATTACAATCTCTAGCAATACTGGGAAGCGAGTATACTGAAGTGCTCAGGAAAGGATTTTTTCAAGAGCGTTGGGTTGATAAATATGAAAACAAGGGGAAAAGGTCCGGTGCTTTTAGCGCAGGATCTTACAATGGCAAACCCTATATACTTATGAATTATAAAGACGAATCGATAAGAGAGATGTTTACCCTAGCACACGAGGCAGGACACTCTATGCATTCTTATTTCAGCATTAAAAATAATCCATTCCCCCATTATCAATACTCTATTTTTGAAGCAGAAATAGCATCCACAGTGAATGAACAGATACTCGCCGATTACTTACTACAAAATGAAAAAGACACTGAAAAAATAAAATACATAAAACTAACCCAAATTGACGATCTACTTGCAACATTTTTCAGGCAAACGATGTTTGCTGAATTTGAATACATTATTCACGATATGGTTAATAAGGACAAGCCTGTGGTAAAAGATACACTGAAAGCAACTTATGCAGGGTTACTAGAAAAATATTTTGGTTCAAGCCTTAGGTTTGATGAAAATAGCTCCCTGGAATGTCTGAGAATTCCTCATTTTTATTCGCCCTTCTATGTATATCAATATGCGACAGGTATTACAGCTGCTCTTCTAATATATAAAAACATAAAAGAAGAAAAAAAGGATGCAATAAAGAACTACATAGAATTTTTAAAAACAGGAGGTTCAAAATATCCTCTAGATTCTTTAAAAGTTACCGGTGTTGATTTAACGTTAAAATCAACAATAGAGAATACAATCAACACATTTAAAGAACGTCTTGAGAGCGTAAAACAATTATTCTAA
- the pcsA gene encoding phosphatidylcholine synthase: MKNLNLIIAWSVHILTTSGLIVSFYSIIAIVNEDYSLLLKLTIIGLLVDGIDGTLARKFKIKELIPTVDGALLDNIVDYINYTFIPAVFFYYGSFLKSEHKIIACIGILFASAYQFSRTDAKTSDDFFRGFPSLWNFLIIFNLIFDIGQSANFMMILTCITLSFAPIKFVYPSKTKEFKFLTVPLTILTSSVFTLTIFINLPEAYLSISKMLIVFYFLYLTLISLYLTYRSREK; the protein is encoded by the coding sequence TTGAAAAACTTAAATCTCATCATAGCTTGGTCGGTACATATTCTAACGACCTCTGGGCTAATAGTTAGTTTTTACTCAATAATTGCCATAGTAAATGAAGATTATTCTCTTCTATTAAAGCTTACAATCATTGGTCTTCTGGTTGACGGAATTGATGGCACATTAGCAAGAAAATTTAAGATAAAAGAATTAATACCAACCGTTGACGGTGCACTTCTTGATAACATTGTAGATTATATAAACTACACGTTTATTCCTGCAGTATTTTTTTATTACGGCTCCTTTTTAAAAAGTGAACACAAAATAATAGCTTGTATTGGTATCTTATTCGCATCAGCATATCAATTCTCAAGGACAGATGCAAAAACAAGCGATGATTTCTTTAGGGGCTTTCCCTCTTTATGGAATTTTTTAATAATTTTCAATCTCATTTTCGATATAGGACAAAGTGCAAATTTTATGATGATATTGACATGCATTACCCTAAGTTTTGCGCCCATTAAATTCGTTTATCCATCAAAAACCAAAGAATTTAAGTTTCTAACAGTTCCTCTCACAATATTAACTTCTTCTGTTTTCACACTGACAATATTCATAAACCTACCGGAGGCTTACTTGAGTATATCAAAAATGTTGATTGTTTTTTATTTTTTGTATCTCACCTTAATTAGCTTGTATTTGACATACAGGTCAAGAGAAAAATAA
- a CDS encoding DedA family protein: protein MNLILEFIDLNIGYAPIVFFTLLILAGFNIPISEDAIVIMGGILSSRRSEYTIFIFLGIFWGAYIGDIISFYIGKLLAYKLFKEKTRVNKLINTMNYYYGQYGSLTLFFGRFIPFGIRNAIFMSAGMGNMRSRHFFLADFFAAITSITIYFTLSFKIGESFKVIFPKIRMILLIVFIVLMIIILVCFFIKKKKIQQVDKHFE from the coding sequence ATGAACCTAATACTAGAATTTATAGATCTAAACATAGGCTATGCCCCGATAGTATTTTTTACGCTGCTTATTCTTGCGGGGTTTAATATTCCAATCTCTGAAGATGCAATAGTTATAATGGGAGGCATACTTTCTAGTCGAAGAAGTGAATACACAATCTTCATATTTTTAGGGATTTTCTGGGGGGCCTATATTGGAGATATAATTTCGTTCTACATAGGAAAACTTTTGGCATATAAATTGTTTAAAGAGAAAACAAGAGTTAATAAACTCATTAATACAATGAATTACTACTATGGGCAGTATGGAAGCCTAACTCTATTTTTTGGAAGGTTTATCCCATTTGGAATTAGAAACGCAATATTCATGTCAGCAGGCATGGGAAACATGAGATCTCGTCATTTTTTCTTAGCTGATTTTTTTGCAGCTATTACATCCATCACAATTTACTTTACACTAAGTTTTAAAATAGGTGAATCATTTAAGGTGATATTTCCCAAAATAAGAATGATACTACTAATAGTATTTATTGTTTTAATGATCATTATTTTAGTTTGTTTTTTTATAAAAAAGAAAAAAATACAACAAGTTGACAAACATTTTGAATAA